The Methanocaldococcus sp. DNA window GAATTGAGAAAAAAAACATAGATCCTTGGGATGTAAATATTTCTGAAATTGCAGATTACTATATAACTAAAATTAAAGAATTTAAAAAATTTGATATTAGATTATCGGCTGATGTAATTTTAGTAGGAGGAATACTTTTAAGGTTAAAATCAGAATCTTTGTATAATGAATGTAATATTGAGGAAGATGATTATGAAGATTTTTATATTGACGATAGTGAGATTAAAGAAAACAATAAGAAGAGTGTAAATAAAGAAAACTATAAAGATAAAAAAAGCAAAAAAACCTTAACCGTAGATGAGTTAATTAAAACTATTGAAAAAGAACTTAAAAAAGTAAAAAAGTCTAAAAGGAAAAAGAAAAAAGATATAAAAGAAGTAGAAGAAATCGTAGAGGAATTATTAAAAGAGGAAGACATTTCTGATATAATAGAAAAACTTTTGGAAGATTTAATGAAAGAAAAAATAATTATATATCAGGAAAAGTTTAAAACAAAGGATGAGAGAGTTAAATATCTTTTGCCTTCCTTATACTTGGCTAATGATGGTAAGGTTGAGTTAATTCAGGAAAAATTTTTTGAAAAATTAATAATAAAATTTATTCAGGAATCTTAGCCCTTTCAAAATGCTCCTTTCCTTTAATTAAACTCATTGTTGCATCAATTCCCACCTTTGTGGTTAATCTATTTTTTAAGTCACTTGAAGGGTCTAATGATGAGCCCTTTGCTCCAGGAATTATAATAATATCTTTATCTCCTTGAACTCTTGTGGCAATAGCATACTCAACATCATTTATATCAAATATATTTATATCTTCATCAACAACTACCACATGTTTTAAACTTGGATGTGATGCAAAAGCCGCCAATATAGCATTTTTTCCATCTCCTTCTGTTCTTTTTTCTATCTGCACTACTGCATGGAGCCAGCAACAACCTCCTTCAGTTAATACAACATTCTTTACAGTTGGAACAGTATTTCTAACCCCCTTAAATATTCTTGGTTCTTGAGGCATTCCCATTAAAGTTTTATGCTCTATTCCTCCGGGTAATAATGCGTGGAATATAGGCTTTTCTTTTCTATACAATTTTTTTATTTCAATAATTGGTTGTTTTCTAACAATATCGTAAGTTCCAGTTATATCTACAAATGGCCCCTCGTAATCTAACCTATCAACGATAACTCCCTCAATAATAAATTCTGCTTCAGGAACTAACAAACCGTTATCTAACTCAAAAACCTCTATTTCTCCTCCTAACAATGATGCTGAAAATTTAAGTTCGTCAAATGTTATATCTGCTGATGTAGAGCCAGATAATAAAACTGCTGGATGAACTCCAATAATTATTGCCACATCTAAATAACCTTTTTCTTTCAATGCCTTTTTATATAAAAAATGTAAATGTCTTTGTTCTACCATTCTTATAACTAAATGATTGTCTTTAACTAAAATTCTATGAATTGATAGATTATAGCCGTAATCTTCATCATTTACAACAACAACACCACTCGTTATATATGGACCAGCATCTTTTTCATAGTATGTAGGAATTGGCACTTTTTTAATATACTCTGGCTCTTCTTCAATATACTTCTCTCTTAATTTATTATTTTTAATTAATTTTCCATCTTTTTCTTTTTCCATTGCATCGAGCATAAAAAATATAAAGTCTTCTTTTTTCACATTGAAAATCTTTGCTAATGTTTCTCTACTACAAATATTACCAACTACTTCAAAGCCATCCACATCTTTTATATAAACTGGCTTTCCATCATACTTCTTTAAGATTCTTGAAACTTCAAAAATTTTATTTGCCTTTTCTATTACAATTGGATTTAATTTATCAATGATTTCTCTAATCATACTTTCACCAAAATATTATGCTTAATAAAAATATCTTTATAAATCATAAATCTTTTGTTTTTATATATTTATGGTAGTGTCATAATCATACACTAAACCATAATTTTTATATATTAGTTTCATTATTTATTAATTTCGCATAGGTTGGTGAAGCGGGGTAGGGTAGCCAGGTCCATCCCGCCGGGCTCATAACCCGGAGATCGGAGGTTCAAATCCTCCCCCCGCTACCATTTTTGTTTTTTATTTTGGACAATTACATTTATAAATTTAAATATATCGATATTATTGATAATAAAAATAAATGTTCCCCCCGTATCCTACCCTCTCTCATCCATAGCACAGCCTCGTCGAGAGCGTGGGCCTCGGGGGGCAAATAAATATTATTTAACTATAATTATAATATTATTTTATAAATATAAATTTTATAAAATATTAAAATTTTATTATTCTAAGGTTCCCACTCCAACTATTCTAACTTTTGCACTACCATCTATTAAACATACTTTATCTCCAACATCGTAGGCAATATTTTTTTGTAGTTTTAATTTAACATTATTTCCATTAACTTCTTCAACAGAGCAAGGAACACTTTGTAGTCCTACAATTATTTGATAATTCTCTCCTTCTTTTACATCTTTCTGTCTAAAAGGATTCCAATTTATTTTTATATCAAGCTCATTAGTTACTTTTAGATCTTTATCAGATAATATATAACCTCTGTCTAATTCCTCAGTAGTTATTCCTTTTAACGCTAAACCTACTCTATTCCCTGCCTTTGCCTCTGTAAAATCATTGTCGTGAATTTGAATGCTTCTAACCATAACTGTTTTGTTGATTGGATATATATTTAAATTATCATGAACTTTCA harbors:
- a CDS encoding ScpA family protein, whose amino-acid sequence is MVDSNFDISLWVKMIKEGIEKKNIDPWDVNISEIADYYITKIKEFKKFDIRLSADVILVGGILLRLKSESLYNECNIEEDDYEDFYIDDSEIKENNKKSVNKENYKDKKSKKTLTVDELIKTIEKELKKVKKSKRKKKKDIKEVEEIVEELLKEEDISDIIEKLLEDLMKEKIIIYQEKFKTKDERVKYLLPSLYLANDGKVELIQEKFFEKLIIKFIQES
- a CDS encoding UbiD family decarboxylase, with protein sequence MIREIIDKLNPIVIEKANKIFEVSRILKKYDGKPVYIKDVDGFEVVGNICSRETLAKIFNVKKEDFIFFMLDAMEKEKDGKLIKNNKLREKYIEEEPEYIKKVPIPTYYEKDAGPYITSGVVVVNDEDYGYNLSIHRILVKDNHLVIRMVEQRHLHFLYKKALKEKGYLDVAIIIGVHPAVLLSGSTSADITFDELKFSASLLGGEIEVFELDNGLLVPEAEFIIEGVIVDRLDYEGPFVDITGTYDIVRKQPIIEIKKLYRKEKPIFHALLPGGIEHKTLMGMPQEPRIFKGVRNTVPTVKNVVLTEGGCCWLHAVVQIEKRTEGDGKNAILAAFASHPSLKHVVVVDEDINIFDINDVEYAIATRVQGDKDIIIIPGAKGSSLDPSSDLKNRLTTKVGIDATMSLIKGKEHFERAKIPE